In a single window of the Litorilituus sediminis genome:
- a CDS encoding EAL domain-containing protein, giving the protein MNLKHFCGLNISTSLRVFLLVPWLVILYFGCVQIHHYSSEIQQARQASLSLDISLQIEQLIHELQKERGLTEGFLANNSESYLAVLIKQRNKTDKQLLRFQQLKALFFTSEIPLASIASHQVIKSVYQDAITSSDNIVSQRKSVDLLLGRNYFYFYSDFIDQLIRLISQVQVGFQEIEQSRFSLDFINFIRLQEISGQERGFLNGILNAEQTIVSQLQQVISYGQLQDKLIADLFSLSSGHHQDKLKEHLASPVNTQVFTVRQRIYQKLMREEYIYKLEHELGYGGLIHHFKNYIIRGEPHYLNLFEQRYQMAQHILSAFHKLDDLSAQETLALTQLEQTFAAYRSQLALAKSLKAQGVEIELIDEQVRIDDSDAVNAIGTLHQYGLNIDDKLWWQISSERIALFREISDSIGDEMQSLARKQESSARLNLVIYLSLFAVIFICALYLSFSVVKRIIQKIKSIADAMKQMQIDHKFNQPLAVQGKDEIAEMAAAFNQMLAERIKSEGELKISAAVFKYASEAIMITNENNEIETVNPAFCAISGYSADEVIGQNPNILNSGKHTASFYQAMWQELEQNNCWQGEIWNKRKNGEIYPEFLAISVVKDSHNKPIQYISLFSDITKHKKYEEDIWLQANYDSLTGLPNRKLCLERLHHEVNKNQYHSGHLALLFIDLDRFKNVNDTWGHNSGDELLKLAAIRIRQCLRETDTVARFGGDEFVVILAGTANRFDIERITKNILRSLSAPFHLSNDIDSGGNEAVVSASIGITIAPTDGYEVELLLKNADTAMYQAKESGRNAYKFFTASMNKTVTARMKVELALRRAVKNNEFVLHYQPVVSLKSGNIVGAEALIRWQHPTDGLVYPDSFIAIAEETGLIETIGQWVVMQACKDLKNWHNQGLKLNVAVNVSSRQCKQTSATPIAEVIETALAENDIQPNHLKVEITESLLMDNSKEMISTLQKIRSLGVAIHMDDFGTGYSSLSYLKHFPIDVLKIDRSFIEGAIDDKTDASLVEAVVLIGHSLNLKLVGEGIETQQHFDYLQSLGCDYGQGYHISKPIPAQAFIELCLNKR; this is encoded by the coding sequence ATGAACTTAAAACACTTTTGTGGCTTAAATATTAGTACTAGCTTGCGCGTATTTCTTTTAGTGCCTTGGTTGGTCATACTTTATTTTGGCTGTGTGCAAATTCATCATTACTCGAGTGAGATTCAACAGGCAAGGCAGGCGAGTTTATCGCTAGATATTTCTTTGCAGATAGAGCAACTGATTCATGAACTGCAAAAAGAGCGCGGTTTAACCGAAGGCTTTTTAGCAAATAATAGTGAAAGTTACCTCGCGGTTTTAATCAAGCAGCGTAATAAAACAGATAAACAGTTGTTACGTTTTCAGCAGCTTAAGGCGTTGTTTTTCACGAGTGAAATTCCGCTGGCTAGCATTGCCAGCCATCAAGTCATTAAGTCGGTCTATCAAGATGCAATAACAAGTTCAGACAATATTGTAAGTCAAAGGAAAAGCGTTGATTTACTTCTAGGTCGAAACTATTTTTATTTTTACTCAGATTTTATCGACCAACTAATTCGTTTGATTTCTCAAGTTCAGGTCGGTTTTCAAGAGATTGAGCAGAGCCGTTTTAGTTTAGATTTTATTAACTTTATTCGTTTGCAAGAAATATCAGGGCAAGAGCGAGGCTTTTTAAATGGTATTTTAAATGCTGAGCAAACTATTGTTAGTCAATTACAGCAGGTGATTTCTTACGGGCAATTACAAGACAAATTAATTGCAGATTTATTTTCCCTCTCAAGTGGCCATCATCAAGATAAGTTAAAAGAGCACTTGGCATCACCCGTCAATACTCAAGTGTTTACAGTAAGACAGCGCATTTATCAAAAATTGATGAGAGAAGAATATATTTATAAGCTTGAACATGAGCTGGGTTACGGCGGCTTAATTCACCACTTCAAAAACTATATTATTCGAGGCGAGCCACATTACTTAAATTTATTTGAGCAGCGTTATCAGATGGCGCAACATATTTTGAGTGCATTTCATAAGTTAGATGATTTATCAGCACAGGAAACCCTCGCGCTAACACAACTAGAGCAAACCTTTGCAGCTTATCGCAGTCAATTGGCTTTGGCAAAGTCATTAAAAGCACAAGGAGTGGAAATTGAACTGATTGATGAACAAGTTAGGATTGACGACAGTGATGCCGTAAATGCTATTGGCACTTTACATCAATACGGCTTAAATATTGATGATAAATTGTGGTGGCAGATAAGCTCAGAGCGAATCGCTTTATTTCGCGAAATCAGTGATTCTATCGGCGATGAAATGCAAAGTTTAGCCAGAAAGCAAGAATCAAGCGCTAGGTTAAACTTAGTTATCTATCTTAGTTTGTTTGCTGTTATTTTCATTTGTGCCCTGTATTTATCTTTTTCTGTTGTAAAGCGCATTATTCAGAAAATTAAGTCCATTGCTGATGCCATGAAGCAAATGCAAATAGACCACAAGTTTAATCAACCTCTTGCTGTGCAAGGTAAAGATGAAATAGCTGAAATGGCGGCGGCATTTAACCAGATGTTAGCTGAACGGATTAAGTCTGAAGGGGAATTAAAAATCTCTGCTGCGGTATTTAAATATGCCTCAGAAGCGATAATGATCACCAATGAAAACAATGAAATAGAAACAGTAAACCCGGCTTTTTGTGCTATTAGTGGTTATAGCGCTGACGAGGTGATAGGTCAAAATCCTAATATTCTTAACTCAGGTAAACATACCGCTAGCTTTTACCAAGCTATGTGGCAAGAGTTAGAGCAAAATAATTGTTGGCAAGGTGAGATTTGGAATAAACGGAAAAATGGCGAAATTTACCCTGAATTTTTAGCCATTAGCGTGGTAAAGGATAGCCATAATAAGCCTATTCAGTACATTAGCCTGTTCTCTGATATTACTAAACATAAAAAGTATGAAGAAGATATTTGGCTACAAGCAAATTATGATTCACTCACTGGCTTGCCTAACCGTAAGCTTTGCTTAGAGCGCTTACATCATGAAGTAAATAAAAATCAATATCATAGCGGTCACTTAGCTTTGCTTTTTATTGATTTAGACCGCTTTAAAAACGTTAATGATACTTGGGGACACAATAGCGGTGATGAATTACTTAAGTTAGCGGCTATACGTATAAGACAGTGCCTTAGAGAGACAGATACCGTTGCCCGTTTTGGCGGCGATGAATTTGTTGTGATTTTAGCTGGAACAGCCAATCGCTTTGATATTGAGCGCATAACCAAGAATATTCTAAGAAGCTTATCTGCACCATTTCATTTATCTAATGATATTGACAGTGGTGGTAATGAAGCGGTTGTTTCAGCCAGTATTGGTATTACCATCGCACCTACTGACGGTTATGAAGTTGAGCTGCTACTTAAAAATGCCGATACTGCTATGTACCAAGCGAAGGAGTCAGGTAGAAACGCTTATAAATTCTTCACTGCCAGTATGAATAAAACCGTTACCGCGCGTATGAAGGTTGAGCTTGCGCTGAGAAGGGCGGTAAAAAATAACGAGTTTGTTCTACATTATCAGCCGGTCGTATCGCTTAAATCTGGAAATATAGTGGGCGCTGAAGCACTTATTCGCTGGCAGCATCCAACAGACGGTTTGGTATACCCTGATAGTTTTATTGCTATTGCTGAAGAGACAGGTTTGATTGAGACCATTGGTCAATGGGTGGTTATGCAAGCATGTAAAGATTTGAAAAATTGGCATAACCAAGGGTTAAAATTAAATGTTGCCGTGAATGTTTCTAGTAGGCAATGTAAGCAAACCAGTGCCACACCGATAGCTGAAGTCATTGAGACAGCACTGGCAGAGAATGACATTCAGCCGAATCATTTAAAAGTTGAGATCACCGAGAGTTTATTAATGGATAATTCCAAGGAAATGATTTCAACCTTACAAAAAATCCGCTCGCTTGGTGTTGCTATTCATATGGATGACTTTGGTACTGGCTATTCTTCGTTAAGTTATTTAAAACATTTCCCTATTGATGTTTTGAAAATTGATCGCTCTTTTATTGAAGGAGCAATAGATGATAAGACTGATGCAAGTTTAGTAGAGGCCGTTGTTCTTATTGGTCACAGTTTAAACTTAAAGCTTGTGGGCGAGGGCATAGAAACGCAACAACATTTTGATTATTTGCAATCTTTAGGTTGCGATTATGGTCAAGGTTATCATATATCTAAACCTATTCCGGCTCAGGCATTTATCGAGCTTTGTTTAAATAAGCGCTAA
- a CDS encoding FAD-dependent oxidoreductase, with protein sequence MENFDCVVIGGGMVGAASALSLANLGLRVAVVEQFKPKEFAKEQPLDLRVSAISLASQHLLTQLNCWQQIKQWRTCQYKRLGVWELPYAYTEFNAKDIAQEHLGDIVENRLLQLALWQELNSNQNIFLYCPESLVDIEQSTDNVIVTLSNSTIATKLLIGADGANSKVRQLAGIGITGWDYQQSAMLINVETEFSQQDITWQQFTPSGPVAFLPLPGQSELGGYASLVWYHSKAEIKRLASISNAQLTSEIHQYFPKRLGKVKVIDKASFPLTRRHANSYQHKRILLVGDAAHTINPLAGQGVNLGFKDVKALQNVIASAIANGQSWHSDTVLGGYEKARRHDNLLMMSTMDALYTSFSHPSSLVKFARNLGFLAINKLPLINTQIKNRALAYACGVTLTE encoded by the coding sequence ATGGAAAATTTTGATTGTGTGGTAATCGGTGGTGGCATGGTTGGTGCTGCTAGTGCACTATCTTTGGCAAACCTAGGCTTGCGAGTGGCTGTTGTTGAGCAATTTAAGCCTAAAGAGTTTGCTAAAGAGCAGCCGCTTGATCTGAGAGTTTCCGCTATATCATTAGCCTCACAACATTTACTCACCCAGTTAAACTGCTGGCAGCAAATAAAGCAATGGCGAACATGTCAATATAAGCGTTTAGGGGTTTGGGAACTACCGTATGCTTATACCGAATTTAACGCTAAAGATATAGCACAAGAGCATCTAGGTGATATCGTAGAGAATAGACTATTACAGTTAGCGCTCTGGCAGGAGCTTAACAGTAATCAGAATATATTTTTGTATTGCCCAGAAAGCTTAGTAGATATTGAACAATCAACAGATAATGTGATTGTTACCCTAAGCAATTCTACTATAGCTACTAAGTTGCTGATTGGTGCTGATGGCGCTAATTCTAAGGTGCGACAACTCGCAGGTATTGGTATAACAGGTTGGGATTATCAGCAATCAGCCATGTTAATCAATGTTGAAACTGAGTTCTCACAGCAAGATATTACTTGGCAGCAATTTACTCCCTCAGGTCCTGTTGCTTTTTTACCCTTGCCTGGGCAGAGCGAGCTTGGTGGTTATGCCTCATTAGTCTGGTATCACAGTAAAGCAGAAATTAAACGTCTCGCGTCAATCTCTAACGCGCAATTAACGTCTGAAATACATCAATATTTTCCAAAGCGCTTAGGTAAAGTAAAGGTGATAGATAAAGCGTCATTCCCGCTTACGCGCCGCCATGCCAATAGTTATCAGCACAAGCGCATATTACTCGTTGGTGATGCAGCTCATACCATTAACCCTTTGGCAGGCCAAGGTGTTAATTTAGGCTTTAAAGACGTAAAAGCATTGCAGAATGTGATTGCATCAGCAATAGCTAATGGTCAGAGTTGGCATAGTGACACTGTGCTTGGTGGCTATGAAAAGGCAAGACGACATGATAATTTATTGATGATGTCTACTATGGATGCCTTATACACTAGTTTTAGTCACCCATCATCTTTAGTTAAATTTGCTCGTAATCTTGGCTTTTTAGCTATTAATAAACTGCCTTTAATCAATACTCAAATTAAAAATAGAGCTTTAGCGTATGCCTGTGGTGTGACGCTCACTGAATAA
- a CDS encoding DUF3718 domain-containing protein, with translation MKKVLLLATLVAASSLTATPAQADNLTLRVCEYVQANDKSRLRAFLKQNKLKMRNIYTGLECNGSSLLVFAAKSNALEVGEFIIGKLPAKKVKPEIEELSKHSAHLAEEAKER, from the coding sequence ATGAAAAAAGTTCTTTTATTAGCAACATTGGTAGCTGCAAGCTCATTAACGGCAACACCTGCGCAAGCAGACAACTTAACATTACGCGTATGTGAGTACGTGCAAGCAAACGATAAAAGTCGTTTAAGAGCTTTTTTAAAGCAAAACAAATTAAAAATGCGCAATATCTACACTGGTTTAGAGTGTAATGGCAGTAGCTTGCTTGTTTTTGCAGCAAAATCTAATGCGTTAGAAGTAGGTGAATTCATTATTGGTAAATTACCCGCAAAAAAAGTTAAACCGGAAATCGAAGAGCTATCTAAACATTCTGCACATTTAGCTGAAGAAGCAAAAGAAAGATAA
- the ychF gene encoding redox-regulated ATPase YchF: MGFKCGIVGLPNVGKSTLFNALTKAGIEAANFPFCTIEPNTGVVPVPDPRLDKLADIVNPERVIPTTMEFVDIAGLVAGASKGEGLGNKFLANIRETDAIGHVVRCFENDNIIHVANKISPADDIDVINTELALADMDTAERAIVRQTKRAKGGDKDAKFELPVLEKILKHVEDGQMIRSLELSKEELAAVKYLNFLTVKPTMYIANVNDDGFEDNPYLDIVRDIAEKEGAVVVAVCAEIEGELSEMDEDDRIEFMAEMGLEEPGLNRVINSGYGLLSLQTYFTAGVKEVRAWTVKQNATAPQAAGVIHTDFEKGFIRAEVVSYDDFIEFNGEAGAKEAGKWRLEGKDYPVKDGDVVHFRFNV, translated from the coding sequence ATGGGATTTAAATGTGGCATCGTTGGCTTACCAAATGTAGGTAAATCTACTTTATTTAATGCGCTAACCAAAGCAGGTATTGAAGCTGCAAACTTCCCTTTTTGTACTATTGAACCGAACACAGGTGTAGTACCAGTACCTGATCCGCGTCTTGATAAATTAGCAGATATCGTCAACCCTGAACGCGTTATTCCAACCACCATGGAATTTGTTGATATTGCCGGTCTGGTTGCAGGCGCATCAAAAGGTGAAGGTTTAGGTAATAAATTCTTAGCAAACATTCGTGAAACTGACGCCATAGGTCATGTAGTGCGTTGTTTTGAAAATGACAACATTATTCACGTTGCCAACAAAATCAGCCCAGCGGACGATATTGATGTTATCAATACAGAATTAGCCCTTGCTGATATGGATACCGCTGAACGTGCTATTGTACGTCAAACAAAACGCGCTAAAGGTGGCGATAAAGACGCTAAGTTTGAACTACCTGTACTGGAAAAAATACTTAAGCATGTTGAAGACGGGCAAATGATCCGCTCTCTTGAGTTAAGTAAAGAAGAGTTAGCCGCGGTAAAATACTTAAACTTCTTAACCGTAAAACCAACCATGTACATTGCTAATGTCAATGACGATGGTTTTGAAGATAACCCTTATTTAGATATCGTTCGTGATATTGCTGAAAAAGAAGGTGCGGTTGTGGTTGCCGTATGTGCCGAGATAGAAGGCGAATTATCTGAAATGGATGAAGATGATCGTATTGAGTTTATGGCTGAAATGGGCTTAGAAGAGCCAGGCTTAAACCGCGTGATCAACTCAGGTTATGGCTTATTAAGTTTACAAACCTACTTTACTGCCGGTGTTAAAGAAGTTCGTGCATGGACAGTAAAACAAAATGCCACTGCACCTCAGGCTGCTGGCGTTATTCATACTGATTTTGAAAAAGGCTTTATTCGCGCTGAAGTGGTTAGTTATGATGACTTTATTGAGTTTAACGGTGAAGCAGGTGCTAAAGAAGCCGGAAAATGGCGCTTAGAAGGGAAAGACTACCCTGTTAAAGATGGCGATGTTGTTCACTTTAGATTTAATGTTTAA
- the pth gene encoding aminoacyl-tRNA hydrolase, which translates to MTIKLIAGLGNPGPEYSKTRHNAGVWFVEELARRNNIALRPEKKYSGLYGKGLIANQVVHLLIPTTFMNRSGQAVAPLANFFRINVENILIAHDEMDMLPGTVKIKQGGGHGGHNGLKDIIARMANNKDFYRLRIGIGHPGHRDKVTGHVLGKAPASEQSSIEQAVDEASRCFDIWQTDGLTKAQQRLHAFKG; encoded by the coding sequence ATGACGATTAAATTAATTGCGGGGCTAGGTAATCCTGGCCCCGAATATAGCAAAACTCGCCACAATGCTGGTGTCTGGTTCGTTGAAGAACTAGCTCGACGCAATAATATTGCTCTTCGCCCGGAAAAAAAATACTCAGGCCTCTACGGTAAAGGCTTAATCGCCAATCAAGTAGTTCACCTACTTATCCCGACAACCTTTATGAATCGAAGTGGTCAAGCTGTCGCTCCCTTAGCAAACTTTTTCCGTATTAATGTTGAAAATATTCTCATTGCGCACGATGAAATGGATATGCTACCTGGTACTGTAAAAATTAAACAAGGTGGTGGTCATGGTGGACATAATGGCTTAAAAGACATTATTGCCCGCATGGCAAATAACAAAGATTTTTATCGCTTGCGAATTGGCATAGGTCATCCAGGTCACCGCGACAAGGTAACAGGCCATGTGCTAGGTAAAGCGCCCGCAAGTGAACAAAGCTCAATTGAACAAGCCGTTGACGAAGCAAGCCGTTGCTTTGACATTTGGCAAACTGACGGTCTTACCAAAGCTCAACAGCGCTTACATGCCTTTAAAGGCTAA
- a CDS encoding 50S ribosomal protein L25/general stress protein Ctc produces the protein MTDLFTLDAEVRTDLGKGASRRLRHANKVPAILYGENQEPVSLTLEHKNVYRAQQEEAFYSHVLTLNVDGKAVECLIKDMQRHPYKDVIMHLDFIRIDAKHAVHANVPVHFLNEDVAAKTGAKIAHHINEIAVTCLPKDLPEFIEVDLADLELGQTLHLSDVKLPAGVTSDELAKGESHDQAVVTANAPKGKASDDEAAEEDTAE, from the coding sequence ATGACTGATTTATTTACTTTGGATGCAGAAGTACGTACTGACCTGGGGAAAGGTGCGAGCCGCCGCCTACGTCACGCGAATAAAGTTCCTGCTATCCTTTACGGTGAGAACCAAGAACCTGTTTCTTTAACTTTAGAGCACAAAAATGTTTACCGTGCTCAACAAGAAGAAGCTTTCTACTCACACGTATTAACATTAAACGTTGATGGCAAAGCTGTTGAATGTTTAATTAAAGACATGCAACGTCACCCATACAAAGACGTTATCATGCACTTAGATTTCATCCGTATCGATGCTAAGCATGCTGTTCACGCTAACGTTCCTGTTCACTTCTTAAACGAAGATGTTGCAGCGAAGACAGGTGCTAAAATTGCTCACCACATCAATGAAATCGCAGTAACTTGTTTACCAAAAGATTTACCTGAGTTCATCGAAGTTGACTTAGCAGATCTTGAACTTGGTCAAACATTACACTTATCTGACGTTAAATTACCAGCAGGTGTTACCTCTGACGAATTAGCCAAAGGTGAGAGTCATGACCAAGCAGTTGTTACAGCTAATGCTCCAAAAGGCAAAGCAAGTGACGACGAAGCTGCAGAAGAAGATACTGCAGAATAA